The Nocardioides campestrisoli genome includes a window with the following:
- a CDS encoding MaoC family dehydratase, with the protein MRTFTSLEEVVAAAGEELGTSQWLTVDQERVDQFAEATGDHQWIHVDVERAAQGPFGGTIAHGYLTLSLLPVLGTDVFALETPGAKLNYGVNKVRFPQPLLVGKRIRSHIAIGECTELPAGLQMTLKHTIEIEGEAKPACVAETVVLLLP; encoded by the coding sequence ATGCGTACCTTCACCAGCCTCGAGGAAGTCGTCGCCGCCGCCGGCGAGGAGCTCGGCACCAGTCAGTGGCTCACCGTCGACCAGGAGCGGGTCGACCAGTTCGCCGAGGCGACCGGCGACCACCAGTGGATCCACGTCGACGTCGAGCGCGCCGCTCAGGGCCCCTTCGGCGGGACGATCGCCCACGGCTACCTGACGCTGTCCCTGCTCCCGGTGCTGGGCACCGACGTGTTCGCGCTCGAGACCCCCGGCGCCAAGCTCAACTACGGGGTCAACAAGGTCCGGTTCCCGCAGCCGCTGCTGGTGGGCAAGCGGATCCGTTCGCACATCGCCATCGGCGAGTGCACCGAGCTGCCGGCGGGCCTGCAGATGACGCTGAAGCACACCATCGAGATCGAGGGCGAGGCCAAGCCGGCCTGCGTCGCCGAGACCGTCGTCCTGCTGCTGCCCTGA
- a CDS encoding thymidine phosphorylase: MNQPTTRPASRHDAVEVIATKRERGELSDSQIDWVVDAYTRGEVADEQMSSLAMAILLNGMERREIARWTAAMIASGERMDFSALSRPTADKHSTGGVGDKITLPLAPLVAACGVAVPQLSGRGLGHTGGTLDKMEAIPGWRATLSNEELLAQLESVGAVICAAGDGLAPADKKLYALRDVTGTVEAVPLIASSIMSKKIAEGTGALVLDVKVGTGAFMKDEAKARELAETMVALGTDAGVRTVALLTDMSTPLGLTAGNAIEVAESVEVLAGGGPADVVELTLALAREMLAGAGRGDVDPAEKLADGSAMDVWRAMVSAQGGDPDAAMPQAKESHVVTAPRSGVLTRLDAMAVGLAAWRLGAGRARKEDPVQAGAGVVWHARPGDTVREGEPLLTLLTDEPERFDRALASLEGGYDVGDAASYEPRPLVIDRIG; this comes from the coding sequence ATGAACCAGCCCACGACCCGGCCCGCGAGCCGGCACGACGCGGTCGAGGTGATCGCGACCAAGCGGGAGCGGGGCGAGCTCAGCGACAGCCAGATCGACTGGGTGGTCGACGCCTACACCCGGGGCGAGGTCGCCGACGAGCAGATGTCGTCGCTGGCGATGGCGATCCTGCTCAACGGGATGGAGCGGCGCGAGATCGCCCGCTGGACCGCGGCGATGATCGCCTCGGGGGAGCGGATGGACTTCTCCGCGCTCTCCCGGCCGACCGCCGACAAGCACTCCACCGGGGGAGTGGGGGACAAGATCACCCTGCCGCTCGCCCCGCTGGTCGCGGCCTGCGGCGTCGCCGTCCCCCAGCTCTCCGGCCGCGGCCTGGGCCACACCGGCGGGACGCTGGACAAGATGGAGGCGATCCCCGGCTGGCGGGCGACCTTGTCCAACGAGGAGCTGCTCGCCCAGCTGGAGTCGGTGGGCGCGGTCATCTGCGCCGCCGGCGACGGACTGGCCCCCGCGGACAAGAAGCTCTACGCCCTGCGTGACGTCACCGGCACGGTCGAGGCGGTCCCGCTGATCGCCTCCTCGATCATGAGCAAGAAGATCGCCGAGGGCACCGGCGCCCTGGTGCTCGACGTCAAGGTCGGCACGGGTGCGTTCATGAAGGACGAGGCCAAGGCCCGCGAGCTGGCTGAGACGATGGTCGCGCTGGGCACGGACGCGGGCGTGCGCACCGTCGCGCTGCTCACCGACATGTCCACCCCGCTCGGGCTCACCGCCGGCAACGCGATCGAGGTCGCGGAGTCGGTCGAGGTGCTGGCCGGTGGCGGCCCTGCCGACGTGGTCGAGCTGACCCTGGCCCTGGCGCGGGAGATGCTTGCCGGCGCGGGTCGCGGCGACGTCGACCCGGCGGAGAAGCTGGCCGACGGCTCGGCGATGGACGTGTGGCGGGCCATGGTCAGCGCCCAGGGCGGGGACCCGGACGCGGCGATGCCGCAGGCCAAGGAGTCCCACGTGGTCACCGCACCCCGCTCCGGGGTGCTGACCAGGCTCGACGCGATGGCCGTCGGCCTGGCCGCCTGGCGGCTCGGTGCCGGCCGCGCGCGCAAGGAGGACCCGGTGCAGGCCGGGGCCGGGGTGGTCTGGCACGCGCGACCGGGCGACACCGTGCGCGAGGGCGAGCCCCTGCTCACCCTGCTCACCGACGAGCCCGAGCGGTTCGACAGGGCGCTCGCCTCGCTGGAGGGCGGCTACGACGTCGGCGACGCCGCGTCGTACGAGCCCCGGCCGCTGGTCATCGACCGGATCGGCTGA
- a CDS encoding cytidine deaminase, protein MSAPDDVDWEALRALAVEAMQQAYAPYSKFQVGAAALVDDGRTVSGCNVENAGYGVTLCAECGLVSELVRSGGGRLTHFVCVGPTGEVIMPCGRCRQLLFEHGGRDLVLWTVSGLRTMDEVLPDAFGPDDLKDV, encoded by the coding sequence GTGAGTGCCCCCGACGACGTCGACTGGGAGGCTCTCCGGGCCCTGGCCGTCGAGGCGATGCAGCAGGCCTACGCCCCCTACTCGAAGTTCCAGGTGGGCGCCGCCGCCCTGGTCGACGACGGCCGGACGGTGTCCGGCTGCAACGTCGAGAACGCCGGGTACGGCGTCACCCTCTGCGCCGAGTGCGGCCTGGTCTCCGAGCTGGTCCGCTCCGGCGGGGGCCGGTTGACCCACTTCGTCTGCGTGGGGCCGACCGGCGAGGTGATCATGCCCTGCGGCCGCTGCCGCCAGCTGCTCTTCGAGCACGGAGGCAGGGACCTGGTGCTGTGGACGGTGTCGGGGTTGCGCACCATGGACGAGGTGCTGCCCGACGCGTTCGGGCCCGACGACTTGAAGGATGTGTGA
- a CDS encoding BMP family lipoprotein — MRRAATLGFAGLIASAALTACGDAPDEDNEGGNEASDFLPCVVSDAGGFDDKSFNQLSYEGVKEAADELGADFREVESNSVNDYGPNLENLVAEGCDAIVTVGFALAAATKESAAANPDVEYVLIDDAADGGDDGQTFDGKADEANIKPVLYDTAQAAFLAGYVAADYSKTGVVGTYGGEPFPTVTIFMDGFKQGVEFYNKEKGTDVKVVGWDGKNGSFTGGFEANESATNTARQLIDQDADVILPVGGPIYQGALTAIDSSGKDIALIGVDADFYETDEKTQDVVLTSILKNMKQSTYEAIVAAGNDEFDFEPYVGTLENEGVGLAPFHNFEDKVSDTLADELDDVRQRIIDGDIEVKSYLDQ; from the coding sequence ATGAGGAGGGCCGCGACCCTCGGTTTTGCCGGTCTGATCGCGTCCGCGGCCTTGACGGCGTGCGGTGACGCGCCGGACGAGGACAACGAGGGCGGCAACGAGGCGAGCGACTTCCTGCCGTGCGTCGTCTCCGACGCCGGCGGCTTCGACGACAAGTCGTTCAACCAGCTCAGCTACGAGGGCGTCAAGGAGGCTGCCGACGAGCTCGGCGCCGACTTCCGCGAGGTGGAGTCCAACTCGGTCAACGACTACGGCCCGAACCTGGAGAACCTGGTCGCCGAGGGCTGCGACGCCATCGTCACGGTCGGCTTCGCGCTCGCCGCGGCGACCAAGGAGTCCGCGGCCGCCAACCCCGACGTCGAGTACGTCCTGATCGACGACGCCGCCGACGGTGGCGACGACGGCCAGACCTTCGACGGCAAGGCTGACGAGGCCAACATCAAGCCGGTGCTCTACGACACCGCCCAGGCCGCCTTCCTCGCCGGCTACGTGGCCGCCGACTACAGCAAGACCGGCGTGGTCGGCACCTATGGTGGCGAGCCCTTCCCGACCGTCACCATCTTCATGGACGGCTTCAAGCAGGGCGTGGAGTTCTACAACAAGGAGAAGGGCACCGACGTCAAGGTCGTCGGCTGGGACGGCAAGAACGGCTCCTTCACCGGTGGCTTCGAGGCCAACGAGTCCGCGACGAACACCGCGCGTCAGCTGATCGACCAGGACGCCGACGTCATCCTGCCGGTGGGCGGCCCGATCTACCAGGGCGCGCTGACCGCGATCGACTCCTCGGGCAAGGACATCGCGCTGATCGGCGTCGACGCCGACTTCTACGAGACCGACGAGAAGACCCAGGACGTGGTCCTCACCTCGATCCTGAAGAACATGAAGCAGTCGACCTACGAGGCCATCGTGGCCGCCGGCAACGACGAGTTCGACTTCGAGCCCTACGTGGGCACGCTGGAGAACGAGGGCGTCGGCCTGGCGCCGTTCCACAACTTCGAGGACAAGGTGTCCGACACCCTGGCCGACGAGCTGGACGACGTGCGTCAGCGCATCATCGACGGCGACATCGAGGTCAAGTCCTACCTGGACCAGTGA
- a CDS encoding ABC transporter ATP-binding protein, whose product MKLVLRDITKRFGSLVANDRISLTVEPGEIHCLLGENGAGKSTLMNVLFGLYTADEGEILLDDVPQHFSGPGDAIAAGIGMVHQHFMLIPVFTVAENVMLGNESTGFAGTLDLDSARAKVREISSRFGLDVDPDALVENLPVGVQQRVEIIKALSRDAQVLVFDEPTAVLTPQETDELMDVMRQLKESGKSIVFITHKLREVREVADKITVIRLGKVVGEADPRASNAELASLMVGRPVELTVHKDAPKLGAEALVVKGLTVVDETGHAHVDDLSFTVRAGEVLAVAGVQGNGQTELTEALLGLQDNVRGSIRLDGEELVGKSVRKVLDAGVGFIPEDRQEDGLISDFTLAENLMLDRSSSEPFVRHGSLQLKVLERFAREKLQEYDVRAPGIDTRAGQLSGGNQQKVVVARELSRELRLLVAAQPTRGVDVGSIEFIHKQIVATRDSGIPVLVVSTELDEVAALADRIMVLYRGAVVGIVPADTPREVLGLMMTGERPEGAVA is encoded by the coding sequence ATGAAGCTCGTTCTGCGTGATATCACCAAGCGCTTCGGGAGCCTCGTGGCCAACGACCGGATCTCGTTGACGGTCGAGCCCGGGGAGATCCACTGCCTGCTCGGTGAGAACGGTGCCGGCAAGTCCACCCTGATGAACGTGCTCTTCGGGCTCTACACCGCCGACGAGGGCGAGATCCTCCTCGACGACGTGCCGCAGCACTTCTCCGGGCCGGGCGACGCGATCGCCGCCGGCATCGGCATGGTGCACCAGCACTTCATGCTGATCCCCGTCTTCACGGTCGCCGAGAACGTCATGCTCGGCAACGAGTCCACCGGCTTCGCCGGCACCCTCGACCTGGACAGCGCACGCGCCAAGGTGCGCGAGATCTCGAGCCGGTTCGGCCTGGACGTCGACCCCGACGCCCTGGTGGAGAACCTGCCGGTCGGCGTCCAGCAGCGGGTGGAGATCATCAAGGCCCTCTCCCGGGACGCGCAGGTGCTGGTCTTCGACGAGCCCACCGCGGTGCTGACCCCGCAGGAGACCGACGAGCTGATGGACGTGATGCGTCAGCTCAAGGAGTCGGGCAAGAGCATCGTCTTCATCACCCACAAGCTCCGCGAGGTGCGCGAGGTCGCCGACAAGATCACGGTGATCCGGCTGGGCAAGGTGGTCGGCGAGGCCGACCCGCGCGCCAGCAACGCCGAGCTCGCCTCGCTGATGGTCGGCCGGCCGGTGGAGCTCACCGTCCACAAGGACGCGCCCAAGCTCGGCGCCGAGGCGCTCGTGGTCAAGGGCCTGACCGTGGTCGACGAGACCGGTCACGCCCACGTCGACGACCTCAGCTTCACCGTCCGCGCCGGCGAGGTGCTCGCGGTCGCGGGCGTGCAGGGCAACGGGCAGACCGAGCTCACCGAGGCCCTGCTGGGGCTCCAGGACAACGTCCGGGGCTCGATCCGGCTCGACGGCGAGGAGCTCGTCGGCAAGTCGGTCCGCAAGGTGCTCGACGCCGGGGTCGGCTTCATCCCCGAGGACCGGCAGGAGGACGGGCTGATCTCCGACTTCACCCTGGCCGAGAACCTGATGCTGGACCGCAGCAGCTCCGAGCCGTTCGTGCGGCACGGCTCGCTCCAGCTCAAGGTGCTCGAGCGGTTCGCCCGGGAGAAGCTCCAGGAGTACGACGTCCGCGCCCCCGGGATCGACACCCGGGCCGGTCAGCTCTCCGGCGGCAACCAGCAGAAGGTCGTGGTGGCGCGCGAGCTCTCCCGCGAGCTGCGGCTGCTGGTCGCCGCCCAGCCGACGCGCGGCGTCGACGTCGGGTCCATCGAGTTCATCCACAAGCAGATCGTCGCCACCCGCGACTCCGGCATCCCGGTGCTCGTGGTCTCCACCGAGCTGGACGAGGTGGCGGCCCTGGCCGACCGGATCATGGTCCTCTACCGAGGCGCAGTGGTCGGCATCGTGCCGGCCGACACCCCCCGAGAAGTGCTCGGTCTGATGATGACCGGAGAGCGTCCCGAAGGAGCGGTCGCATGA
- a CDS encoding ABC transporter permease, with protein MSSTQAPSPEQAERPTPPEPSQWHRAMHSIATGNALVAMLAVLLAVLVGSFLVAVTDEAVREASGYFFSRPGDLLNAAWEAVWGAYTSLFRGSIYNTRAETFELGIRPLTETLKFAAPLIAAGLGVGLAFRAAMFNIGGRGQMLVAGAAAGWVGFSFDLPWPLHLTLAVLAGMLAGALWAGIAGVLKARTGAHEVIVTIMLNYVGFYLVFFALSEQGLLQAPGSANPKSLPMKESATLPKLAGDSYNLHLGFLLALIAVGLVWWILNRSALGFRIRAVGLNPTAARAAGINVGRTYVVVMLIAGALVGLAGANQVLGTVTNGVSVDLDAGIGFDAITVALLGRSRPLGILAAGLLFGAFKAGSFSMSAAEGIPVDIVLVVQSLIVLFIAAPPLVRAMFRLPAKEAK; from the coding sequence ATGAGCAGCACCCAGGCCCCGTCCCCCGAGCAGGCGGAGCGGCCCACCCCTCCCGAGCCCAGCCAGTGGCACCGGGCGATGCACAGCATCGCCACCGGCAACGCCCTGGTGGCGATGCTCGCCGTGCTCCTCGCCGTGCTGGTCGGGTCCTTCCTGGTCGCGGTCACCGACGAGGCGGTCCGCGAGGCGTCGGGCTACTTCTTCTCCCGGCCCGGTGACCTGCTCAACGCGGCCTGGGAGGCCGTGTGGGGCGCCTACACCTCGCTGTTCCGCGGATCGATCTACAACACCCGGGCCGAGACCTTCGAGCTCGGCATCCGCCCGCTGACCGAGACGCTGAAGTTCGCCGCGCCGCTGATCGCGGCCGGTCTCGGCGTCGGCCTGGCGTTCCGGGCCGCGATGTTCAACATCGGTGGCCGCGGCCAGATGCTGGTCGCCGGCGCCGCCGCGGGCTGGGTCGGCTTCTCGTTCGACCTGCCCTGGCCGCTGCACCTGACCCTCGCGGTGCTGGCCGGCATGCTGGCCGGAGCGCTGTGGGCCGGGATCGCGGGCGTCCTCAAGGCCCGTACCGGGGCCCACGAGGTGATCGTCACGATCATGCTCAACTACGTCGGCTTCTACCTCGTCTTCTTCGCTCTCTCCGAGCAGGGCCTGCTCCAGGCCCCCGGGTCGGCGAACCCCAAGTCGCTGCCGATGAAGGAGTCCGCCACCCTGCCCAAGCTGGCCGGGGACTCCTACAACCTGCACCTGGGCTTCCTGCTGGCGCTGATCGCCGTCGGCCTCGTGTGGTGGATCCTCAACCGCTCCGCCCTCGGCTTCCGCATCCGCGCCGTCGGCCTCAACCCCACGGCCGCACGGGCCGCCGGCATCAACGTCGGCCGGACCTACGTGGTGGTGATGCTGATCGCCGGCGCCCTGGTCGGGCTCGCGGGTGCCAACCAGGTGCTCGGCACCGTGACCAACGGCGTCTCGGTCGACCTCGACGCCGGGATCGGCTTCGACGCCATCACGGTGGCGCTGCTGGGTCGCTCCCGCCCGCTCGGCATCCTGGCCGCGGGCCTGCTCTTCGGCGCCTTCAAGGCCGGCAGCTTCTCCATGTCGGCGGCCGAGGGCATCCCGGTCGACATCGTCCTGGTGGTCCAGTCGCTGATCGTCCTCTTCATCGCGGCCCCTCCGCTGGTCCGGGCCATGTTCCGTCTGCCCGCCAAGGAGGCGAAGTGA
- a CDS encoding ABC transporter permease — translation MSSTTRTTPGEEIVLPEVGPPADRKAPVLFALLTLGLALLVGLATREGDTTFRLARGTDFVELPDVTVPANLTAWLLVLVCAALTAVSVALTVRRRSTPLGLVVLFAVVWLLGFLTWAGAGATLPMVGLLAGSVALAVPLVFGALGGVLGERAGVVNIAIDGQLLAGAFAAALVASWLGSTWAGLGASMVAGLLVAAVLGLFAINYYVDQVIVGVVLNVLVVGLTGFMFTQVLAPNAASLNTPQHFSVVAIPLLGDIPLLGPILFRQTPIVYLLYVMVAVVTFALYRTRWGLRVRAVGEHPKAADTVGIKVNRTRWRTILIAGAIAGMGGAFYTLVSVPQFNREMTGGAGYIALAAVIFGRWDPIRATLAALLFGFASNLQGVLSVIGSPVPSQFMLMLPYLVTIFAVAGLVGRTRSPAASGEPYRTG, via the coding sequence GTGAGCTCCACGACGCGTACCACTCCCGGCGAGGAGATCGTCCTGCCGGAGGTCGGCCCGCCGGCCGACCGCAAGGCCCCGGTGCTCTTCGCCCTGCTCACCCTCGGCCTCGCCCTGCTCGTGGGGCTGGCCACGCGCGAGGGCGACACCACCTTCCGGCTGGCCCGCGGCACCGACTTCGTCGAGCTCCCTGACGTCACCGTCCCGGCGAACCTGACCGCCTGGCTCCTGGTCCTCGTCTGCGCGGCGCTGACCGCGGTCTCGGTGGCTCTCACCGTGCGCCGCCGCAGCACCCCGCTGGGCCTCGTCGTGCTCTTCGCGGTGGTCTGGCTGCTGGGCTTCCTCACCTGGGCCGGGGCTGGTGCCACGCTGCCGATGGTCGGCCTGCTGGCCGGCTCGGTCGCGCTCGCCGTGCCCCTGGTCTTCGGTGCCCTCGGCGGCGTCCTGGGAGAGCGCGCCGGCGTGGTCAACATCGCCATCGACGGCCAGCTGCTCGCCGGCGCGTTCGCGGCGGCGCTGGTCGCCTCCTGGCTCGGCTCGACCTGGGCGGGGCTGGGTGCCTCGATGGTCGCCGGCCTGCTGGTGGCCGCGGTGCTCGGACTGTTCGCCATCAACTACTACGTCGACCAGGTGATCGTCGGCGTGGTGCTCAACGTGCTGGTGGTCGGTCTGACCGGCTTCATGTTCACCCAGGTCCTGGCGCCCAACGCCGCCTCGCTCAACACCCCGCAGCACTTCTCCGTGGTGGCGATCCCGCTGCTCGGCGACATCCCGCTGCTCGGCCCGATCCTCTTCCGCCAGACCCCGATCGTCTACCTGCTCTACGTGATGGTGGCCGTGGTCACCTTCGCCCTCTACCGCACCCGGTGGGGCCTGCGGGTGCGAGCGGTCGGCGAGCACCCCAAGGCCGCGGACACCGTCGGCATCAAGGTCAACCGCACCCGCTGGCGCACGATCCTGATCGCCGGGGCCATCGCCGGCATGGGCGGGGCGTTCTACACCCTCGTCTCGGTCCCCCAGTTCAACCGGGAGATGACCGGCGGCGCCGGCTACATCGCGCTGGCGGCGGTGATCTTCGGACGCTGGGACCCGATCCGCGCCACCCTGGCGGCGCTGCTGTTCGGCTTCGCCTCCAACCTGCAGGGCGTGCTGTCGGTCATCGGGTCGCCGGTGCCCAGCCAGTTCATGCTGATGCTCCCCTACCTGGTGACCATCTTCGCGGTGGCCGGCCTGGTCGGGCGCACCCGGTCCCCCGCGGCCAGCGGCGAGCCCTACCGCACGGGCTGA
- a CDS encoding amidohydrolase — MSIPESVPEQSASRVVSEVVGKFSDELLELRRDVHAHPELSWVESRTTDLVLRTLQGTGWQTRRVPGGGVLADIGTDGARVALRADLDALPVDDLTSDPWRSTVPGAAHACGHDVHIVGLLGAALALDEVHARGLLPGRVRLVFQPAEEVMPGGALHLIEAGALEGVDRIFGLHCDPSLDVGRVGLRVGPLTGAADALSVRLTGKGGHTSRPHLTQDLTFALGKLLTELPAILSRRLDPRAGASVVWGRVHAGSAHNVIPGVGELAGTVRMLDAVAWAEAEQLVRTLVSQIVAPYGVTAEVSYQRGVPPVVNDSRSTAVLASAVESVLGEPGHVSTRQSLGGEDFGWYLDRVPGAMGRLGTRTPGGPTYDLHQGNLRVDEGALTIAARVLAEAAVTALDSHPG; from the coding sequence ATGTCGATCCCTGAGAGTGTGCCTGAGCAGTCCGCGTCCCGCGTGGTGTCCGAGGTCGTGGGGAAGTTCAGCGACGAGCTGCTGGAGCTGCGCCGGGACGTGCACGCGCACCCCGAGCTGTCCTGGGTCGAGTCCCGCACCACCGACCTGGTGCTCCGCACGCTGCAGGGCACCGGCTGGCAGACCCGCCGGGTGCCCGGCGGGGGAGTGCTCGCCGACATCGGGACCGACGGTGCCCGGGTCGCCCTGCGGGCGGACCTGGACGCGCTCCCGGTCGACGACCTGACCTCCGACCCGTGGCGCAGCACCGTGCCGGGAGCCGCGCACGCCTGCGGTCACGACGTGCACATCGTCGGCCTGCTGGGAGCCGCCCTCGCCCTCGACGAGGTGCACGCGCGCGGCCTGCTGCCCGGGCGGGTGCGCCTGGTCTTCCAGCCGGCGGAGGAGGTGATGCCGGGCGGCGCGCTGCACCTGATCGAGGCGGGCGCCCTGGAGGGCGTCGACCGGATCTTCGGCCTGCACTGCGACCCCAGCCTCGACGTGGGGCGGGTGGGCCTGCGGGTCGGACCACTGACCGGCGCCGCCGACGCGCTCAGCGTCCGGCTCACCGGCAAGGGCGGTCACACCTCGCGCCCCCACCTGACCCAGGACCTCACCTTCGCGCTCGGCAAGCTGCTCACCGAGCTGCCCGCCATCCTCTCGCGCCGGCTCGACCCGCGCGCCGGGGCGAGCGTGGTCTGGGGGCGGGTGCACGCCGGCTCCGCGCACAACGTGATCCCGGGCGTCGGCGAGCTCGCCGGCACGGTCCGGATGCTCGACGCGGTGGCCTGGGCCGAGGCGGAGCAGTTGGTGCGCACGCTGGTCAGCCAGATCGTCGCGCCGTACGGCGTCACCGCCGAGGTCTCCTACCAGCGCGGCGTCCCGCCGGTGGTCAACGACTCCCGGTCGACCGCGGTGCTCGCGAGCGCCGTCGAGTCCGTGCTCGGGGAGCCCGGACACGTCTCGACCAGGCAGAGCCTGGGCGGCGAGGACTTCGGCTGGTACCTCGACCGGGTCCCGGGCGCCATGGGCCGGCTCGGCACCCGGACGCCGGGAGGCCCGACGTACGACCTGCACCAGGGCAACCTGCGGGTCGACGAGGGCGCCCTGACGATCGCCGCCCGGGTGCTCGCCGAGGCCGCCGTGACGGCGCTCGACTCCCACCCGGGGTAG
- the meaB gene encoding methylmalonyl Co-A mutase-associated GTPase MeaB, protein MSPAPRVDVGELADGVREGRRASVSRAITLVESSRPDHRAAARELLAELTPGAGVGSPAVRVGISGVPGVGKSTFIESLGTHLTGRGHRVGVLAVDPSSVRTGGSVLGDKTRMARLAVDPQAYIRPSPSAGTLGGVARATSQAMTVLEAAGHDVVLVETVGVGQSEITVSRMVDTFLFLTIARTGDQLQGIKKGILEIADVVAVNKADEDREGEARVAARELAGALRLVRGHAEWAPPVVTCSGLTGTGVPEVWERVLSHREHLATEGLAAKRAEQQLEFTWSLVREELEHRLARSPGVRAIRDEVRAEVLAGRIGAAEASDRILAAWQDD, encoded by the coding sequence GTGAGCCCGGCGCCGCGGGTCGACGTCGGCGAGCTGGCCGACGGGGTCCGGGAGGGCCGGCGCGCGTCGGTCTCCCGGGCCATCACCCTGGTCGAGTCCTCGAGGCCCGACCACCGGGCGGCGGCCCGCGAGCTGCTGGCCGAGCTGACCCCCGGGGCGGGGGTCGGCTCGCCGGCCGTGCGGGTCGGCATCTCCGGGGTTCCCGGGGTGGGCAAGTCCACGTTCATCGAGTCGCTCGGCACCCACCTGACCGGCCGCGGCCACCGGGTGGGCGTGCTCGCCGTCGACCCCTCCAGCGTCCGGACCGGCGGCTCGGTGCTCGGTGACAAGACCCGGATGGCCCGGCTGGCGGTCGACCCCCAGGCCTACATCCGGCCCTCGCCCTCGGCCGGCACGCTCGGCGGGGTGGCCCGCGCCACCAGCCAGGCGATGACCGTGCTCGAGGCCGCCGGGCACGACGTGGTGCTGGTGGAGACCGTCGGCGTGGGCCAGTCGGAGATCACCGTCTCCCGGATGGTCGACACCTTCCTGTTCCTCACCATCGCCCGCACCGGCGACCAGCTCCAGGGGATCAAGAAGGGGATCCTGGAGATCGCCGACGTGGTCGCGGTCAACAAGGCCGACGAGGACCGGGAGGGCGAGGCCCGGGTCGCCGCCCGCGAGCTGGCCGGCGCGCTGCGCCTGGTCCGCGGGCACGCGGAGTGGGCACCGCCCGTGGTGACCTGCTCGGGGCTGACCGGCACGGGCGTCCCGGAGGTCTGGGAGCGGGTGCTCTCGCACCGCGAGCACCTGGCGACCGAGGGCCTGGCGGCGAAGCGGGCCGAGCAGCAGCTGGAGTTCACCTGGTCGCTGGTCCGGGAGGAGCTCGAGCACCGGCTCGCCCGCTCGCCGGGCGTGCGCGCGATCAGGGACGAGGTGCGCGCGGAGGTGCTCGCCGGGCGGATCGGCGCGGCGGAGGCATCCGACCGGATCCTGGCGGCTTGGCAGGACGACTGA